A stretch of Lathyrus oleraceus cultivar Zhongwan6 chromosome 6, CAAS_Psat_ZW6_1.0, whole genome shotgun sequence DNA encodes these proteins:
- the LOC127093349 gene encoding lipid transfer protein EARLI 1, translating into MAAKKLSALFILLSLLSYSTFSHACGSCNPKPKPSPPPPSKTPKPCPPPKAIPPPKVSPPTPSTPPTVSPPTPSTPPTASPPTPSTPPTASPPTPSTSQKCPKDTLKLGVCANLLGLVNVVVGSPASSKCCALIQGLADLDAAICLCTALKANVLGINLNVPITLSLILSACQKSVPSGFQCSS; encoded by the coding sequence ATGGCTGCCAAAAAGCTTAGTGCACTCTTTATATTACTTTCTCTTCTTTCCTATTCCACATTTTCCCATGCTTGTGGTTCATGCAATCCCAAACCTAAGCCTAGTCCTCCACCACCTTCCAAAACACCTAAACCTTGTCCTCCACCTAAGGCTATTCCTCCACCCAAGGTTAGTCCTCCTACTCCTTCAACACCACCTACGGTTAGTCCTCCTACTCCTTCAACACCACCTACGGCTAGTCCTCCTACTCCTTCAACACCACCTACGGCTAGTCCTCCTACTCCTTCAACATCACAAAAATGTCCTAAGGACACATTAAAGCTAGGTGTTTGTGCTAATCTTCTGGGACTTGTTAATGTTGTTGTCGGAAGTCCTGCTTCAAGCAAGTGTTGTGCATTGATTCAAGGTTTGGCTGATTTGGATGCAGCAATTTGCCTTTGTACTGCTCTTAAGGCTAACGTTCTTGGTATCAACTTGAATGTTCCTATCACACTCAGTCTCATACTTAGTGCTTGTCAAAAATCTGTTCCTTCTGGTTTCCAATGCTCTTCTTAG